In Phragmites australis chromosome 17, lpPhrAust1.1, whole genome shotgun sequence, the following are encoded in one genomic region:
- the LOC133897372 gene encoding uncharacterized protein LOC133897372, whose translation MAQPETLSLAGRRVAFTTPQTGGGGGYGGRMDALLRQRGARPVPVPTIAVHAHDPDRLRPFLLPGALDPFAALAFTSRSGISAFSRALPSSHHPLSDAASALRFTVAALGSDADLLDCAFLSKLCRDAGRIAVLVPDVPTPVGLVEALGRGSGRRVLCPVPEVVGLREPPVVPDFLAGLEAAGWVAVRAPAYTTSWAGPGCAEALVAPGAAAAPDAIVFTSTAEVEGLLKGLDAAGWSWPRLRARWPCMVVAAHGPVTADGAGRLGVDVDVVSTRFSSFHGVLDAIAATFSSQKIM comes from the coding sequence ATGGCGCAGCCGGAGACCCTGTCGCTCGCCGGCCGCCGGGTGGCGTTCACGACGCCGCagaccggcggcggcggcggatatGGCGGCCGCATGGACGCGCTCCTGCGGCagcgcggcgcacgcccggtcccCGTGCCCACCATCGCTGTGCACGCCCACGACCCCGACCGCCTCCGCCCCTTCCTCCTGCCCGGCGCCCTCGACCCCTTCGCCGCTCTCGCGTTCACCTCCCGCTCCGGCATCTCCGCCTTCTCCCGCGCCCTCCCGTCCTCCCACCACCCCCTCTCCGACGCCGCCTCCGCGCTCCGCTTCACCGTCGCCGCCCTGGGCAGCGACGCGGACCTCCTCGACTGCGCCTTCCTGTCGAAGCTCTGCCGCGACGCCGGGAGGATAGCCGTCCTCGTCCCGGACGTCCCCACCCCGGTCGGCCTCGTGGAAGCGCTGGGCCGTGGGTCCGGCAGGCGCGTGCTCTgccccgtccccgaggtcgtcggCCTCCGCGAGCCGCCTGTCGTGCCGGACTTCCTCGCGGGGCTCGAGGCGGCCGGGTGGGTGGCCGTGCGCGCGCCGGCGTACACCACGTCCTGGGCCGGCCCGGGCTGCGCGGAGGCTCTGGTGGCCCCTGGCGCCGCTGCCGCACCCGACGCCATCGTGTTCACGAGCACGGCCGAGGTGGAGGGGCTGCTCAAGGGGCTGGACGCCGCGGGATGGAGCTGGCCTCGGCTGAGGGCGCGCTGGCCCTGCATGGTCGTGGCCGCGCACGGGCCGGTAACCGCCGACGGCGCCGGCAGGCTCGGCGTTGACGTGGACGTCGTGAGCACCAGGTTTAGCAGCTTCCATGGTGTCCTTGACGCCATTGCCGCAACCTTTTCGTCCCAAAAGATAATGTAA